Proteins encoded together in one Carya illinoinensis cultivar Pawnee chromosome 3, C.illinoinensisPawnee_v1, whole genome shotgun sequence window:
- the LOC122304111 gene encoding ribose-phosphate pyrophosphokinase 4-like, translating to MALSQSQTKKKQVHLFYCPECEDLARNVAAQSNNITLQTIKWRNFDDGFPNLYINNAQDLRGQHVAFLASFSSTGVIFEQLSVIYLLPRLFVASFTLVLPFFPTGSFERMEDEGDVATAFTLSRMLTNIPISRGGPNSLVIYDIHALQERFYFGDHVLPLFETGIPLLKQRLHQLPDADNIVVAFPDDGAWKRFHKLLDLFPMVVCAKVREGDKRIVRLKEGNPAGCHVVIVDDLVQSGGTLIECQKLLAAHGAAKVSAYVTHGVFPKRSWERFIHKDEVSEKAFAYFWITDSCPLTVKDIANKAPFEVLSLAASIADALQI from the exons ATGGCTTTGTCTCAGTCTCAGACGAAGAAGAAGCAAGTGCACCTTTTCTACTGTCCAGAGTGCGAGGACCTTGCCAGGAACGTCGCCGCTCAGTCGAACAATATCACTCTCCAAACCATCAAATGGAG GAATTTCGATGATGGATTTCCAAACCTTTATATTAACAACGCTCAAGATCTGCGAGGTCAACATGTTGCCTTTCTTGCATCCTTCAGCTCCACTGGAGTAATCTTTGAGCAGCTCTCTGTTATATATTTACTACCACGGCTGTTTGTCGCTTCCTTCACATTGGTGTTGCCCTTCTTTCCAACTGGCTCCTTTGAGCGAATGGAAGATGAAGGGGATGTAGCAACTGCATTTACCTTATCAAGGATGTTGACAAATATACCCATTTCAAGAGGTGGCCCTAATAGTCTAGTCATCTATGATATTCATGCTTTGCAG gaaagattttattttgggGACCATGTTTTGCCATTGTTTGAGACTGGCATTCCTCTTTTAAAGCAGCGTCTGCACCAGCTTCCAGATGCTGACAAT ATTGTAGTTGCATTTCCTGATGATGGAGCTTGGAAGCGATTCCACAAGCTGTTGGATCTTTTCCCCATG GTGGTGTGCGCGAAGGTTCGTGAGGGTGATAAGAGGATAGTTCGGCTCAAGGAAGGAAATCCTGCTGGTTGTCATGTAGTCATTGTTGATGATTTAGTCCAATCAGGAGGCACCCTGATTGAGTGCCAG AAACTTTTGGCAGCCCATGGTGCAGCAAAGGTGAGCGCTTACGTGACCCATGGAGTGTTTCCTAAGCGCTCGTGGGAGAGATTCATTCACAAGGATG AAGTGTCGGAGAAGGCGTTTGCCTACTTTTGGATAACAGATTCTTGCCCACTTACTGTCAAAGACATAGCAAATAAAGCTCCTTTTGAAGTGTTGAGTCTTGCGGCATCAATTGCTGATGCTCTACAGATTTGA